The DNA region ACGACTGAAGGAGGGGACCCATGAGTGCCAGAAAGATCACGATCGAGCCGGTGACTCGCATCGAAGGACACGGCAGGGTCACCATCCATCTGAACGAAGAGGGGCAGGTCGAGGAGACCTTTTTTCACGTGGACGAGTTCCGCGGGCTGGAGAAATTCTGCGAGGGGCGTCCGTACTTCGAGATGCCTCAAATCACCCAGCGGATCTGCGGGATATGTCCCGTCAGTCACCACCTGGCCGCCTCCAAGGCCTGCGACGCCGTAGCCCGGCTGGAGCCGCCGCGGCCCGCAAAATTGCTGCGTGAGCTCATCCACATGGGACAGCTTGTCCAGTCCCACGGGATGCATTTCTTCCACCTGGCGGCGCCGGACCTGCTCCTGGGATTTGACGCCGATCCGGCGGTCAGGAACGTCTTCGGCATCATCCGGGCGAACCCGGAGCTGGCCCTGAAAGCCGTGAGCCTGAGGCGTTTCGGACAGCAGGTCATCGAGCGGCTGGGAGGCAAGCGGGTTCATCCGAATTTCGCCGTGGCCGGCGGGGTCAACGGCCCCCTGTCCGACAAGGACCGAACGGAGATCGCGGCGGAACTCAAGGCCATGACCGGCATCGCCGGCGAGGCCATCGCCATCGCCAAAAACTGGCTGGAGTCCAACCAGTCCATCGCCGAGGCCTTCGCCTCCTTCCCGTCGAGTTACATGGGCCTTGTGGACAGCGAGGGCGGCCTTCAACTCTACGACGGAGAGATCCGCGTCAAGGACGCCGCCGGGAATTTCGTCGCCCAGTTCAGGCCCGAGCACTACCTCGCCCATGTGGCCGAGCACGTGGAGCCCTGGTCCTTCCTGAAGTTTCCCTACTACCGCAAGCTGGGATTCCCGGAAGGAACCTATCGCGTCGGTCCGCTGGGACGCCTGAACGTCATCGACAGGATCGGTACGCCCATGGCCCAGGCAGAGTTCCTGCAATACCGGCAGATCAACGGGGGCAGGCCCATCGAAGGGTCCCTCTACTACCATTACGCCCGGATGATTGAGGCTCTCTATTGC from Syntrophaceae bacterium includes:
- a CDS encoding Ni/Fe hydrogenase subunit alpha; this encodes MSARKITIEPVTRIEGHGRVTIHLNEEGQVEETFFHVDEFRGLEKFCEGRPYFEMPQITQRICGICPVSHHLAASKACDAVARLEPPRPAKLLRELIHMGQLVQSHGMHFFHLAAPDLLLGFDADPAVRNVFGIIRANPELALKAVSLRRFGQQVIERLGGKRVHPNFAVAGGVNGPLSDKDRTEIAAELKAMTGIAGEAIAIAKNWLESNQSIAEAFASFPSSYMGLVDSEGGLQLYDGEIRVKDAAGNFVAQFRPEHYLAHVAEHVEPWSFLKFPYYRKLGFPEGTYRVGPLGRLNVIDRIGTPMAQAEFLQYRQINGGRPIEGSLYYHYARMIEALYCLERIDELLGDPEIMSRDLRSVPSEVKVPGQGVGVIEAPRGTLFHDYSTDEDGLLTRVNLIVATGNNNWAMHTASGLVARAFVDGNKLSEGMLNRVEAAIRCYDPCLSCSTHAIGQMPLVVTLVGADGSVLDRISR